The DNA segment CCGCCCTTCCGCTGTTTGACAGTTCCGTCAGGGAACATCAGGACATCGCGGCCAAACTTCTTGCCGTCGATGACGATGGAGCCAAATTTGAAGCCTTCTATTCTTGCCATCTGTGCCCTCCCCTCTCAACAAGTTCGTTTTCCTGAACATGCTGGTTGGAATGAACAAGCCAGAATCTTCAAGGACATTATACCACGCATAAGCTAACGGGGACACAGATTCAGTCCCGGTTGAGTGCCACGTTGGGACCGGCATCCCATTCCCAGCACTTTGTCCTTCACACGAGCCTGCGAAGAGGCTCTGCTTGCTAGATTTCTCCTCGAATGCTATCCATGCTACACTTTTCTTGTGCTGGTAGCAAAGGAGAACGGCGCAATCATGATGAAGGCAGGTTCACCGTGCCCCCGTCTCCTGCGCAGCAGCTATCACGGGGAGCAGGACTCGTAATCCTGCCCCGCAGCCTAACTTAACGCTGACACCGGGAGTGCCCTATGCTCCCACAATAGCCATAGTCGCGGATAGAATCTGTTTGGAGCCTTTTCATGGCTGATTTCGTCATAGTGATGGGTGCTGCTTTAGCAGGCGGTCTGATTGCGTACCGTCTGAAGGTCCCTATGCTGCTCGGCTACATTCTAGCTGGAATCCTTATCGGCCCGAACGCCCTTGGCTTGGTAGACGATATAGATATGGTTGAGACTATGGCCAGCGTGGGCGTGGTTCTCCTACTTTTCACCATTGGCATGGAATTCTCTGTTGTCGATTTGAAGAGGGTGGGCCCCATTTGGGTGCTGGGTGGAATAGGTCAGATGGCGTTGACGGTGGGGCTGTGCTTTGTCATAATAAGGGCGATCTTCGATTGGCCTGTATTAGCCGCCGCTTTCTTCTCTCTGCTTGTCGCTCACAGCAGCACCACTGTTATACTCAAAATCCTCGCCGAGCGGCGAGAAGTCAATACTCCTCATGGCAGGATTATGTTTGGAATCTCGCTGGTTCAGGACCTGTCTGTACTACCGCTCATGGTCATTTTGCCAGCCTTAGCGGAGGACACCAGCGGCCTGGCTCAGTCTTTGGGATTAGCTCTGGGAAAAGCGATGCTCGCCCTGGGCGCAGTAGCAGTAGTCGGATTATGGATAATCCCCCGCTTGCTGAGGGAAACGGCTGGTGTGCAATCGCGAGAGCTGTTTCGCATCACCATACTGGCAATATGTCTGGGTGCTGCCTATGGAACGTCCTACTTTGGGGTTTCAGCAGCTTTTGGCGCCTTTGCCGCGGGAATGCTGGTCAGCCGTTCCCACTTCGCTCACCAGGCACTGGGAGATATCATTCCCTTCAGAGATGCTTTTGTTGCCCTGTTCTTTATCTCGCTGGGTATGCTAAGCAGCCCCAGATTTATGGCCGACAACTGGAACATCGTGATTCTGGTGGCTGTGCTCATGCTGGGTAGCAAGTTCCTCGTCTCTTCCGCCATCACCTGGTTCTCTGGCTACAGTCTGAGAACAACCCTTTTTGTCGGGGCCGGCTTAGCACAAGTAGGCGAGTTCGCCTTTATACTAGCCGCGGCAGGCTTACAAATCGGGATAATGTCCGGGAGCCTGTATTCGCTGGCCCTATCTGCGGCCATTGTAACCCTACTGGTCAGCCCCGCAGTTTTCAAACTTACCGACTTAGGATATGACAGGCTCCTTACCCCAGCGCGTCTGGCCATAACGGCGCGGCGGGGCAAAGATGACACAGTGATAGCTTTGAAGGAAACATTTTCCAACCATGTGATCGTCTGTGGGCATGGGCGTACTGGAAGCAATCTAGCCAGCATTCTGCAGAGATACAACATTCCCTATGTCGTTGTGGAGATCAACCCACGAATTATTTCGGAGTTGCAAGCAGAAGGGATACCGTGCATTTATGGTGATGCTGGCAATCCTCAGATTCTATCTATGGCTCACATAAGCCAGGCACGAGTGCTGGCGCTCACCTGTCCTGACGCCGGAGCAGAGGTGACAGCAGCCTCCTACGCCAGACAAGTCAACCGCAACATTGACATAATAGCTGTGTCGCCCAGGGAAACGGTGACCAAGCTCCTACAACGTCAGGAGATATCTGAAATAGTAGAGCCAGCCATTGAGGCCAGCCTGGAATTTGTCAGGCATATCCTGCGCTACTACGGGGTAGATAGCCGTGAGATAGAGAGCATGGCTTGTCCGTTCTTGAGAGAACGCGAAGACCATGCCACCCAATAAACCCGAAGCATCTGCCGTATATATAGACACGATATAGACTTACCAGATTTATTCCGATCCTTATTGACTGTGGCAACACCGGGTGATAGAGTTAGAGATGCGAGTCAAAGCTGAGGGCAGGCCCGCTGGGGTGTCTTGGCGTTTTCTGCTCCCGCATCCGGCGAGAGGCTGGTATCCTG comes from the Chloroflexota bacterium genome and includes:
- a CDS encoding sodium:proton exchanger; translated protein: MADFVIVMGAALAGGLIAYRLKVPMLLGYILAGILIGPNALGLVDDIDMVETMASVGVVLLLFTIGMEFSVVDLKRVGPIWVLGGIGQMALTVGLCFVIIRAIFDWPVLAAAFFSLLVAHSSTTVILKILAERREVNTPHGRIMFGISLVQDLSVLPLMVILPALAEDTSGLAQSLGLALGKAMLALGAVAVVGLWIIPRLLRETAGVQSRELFRITILAICLGAAYGTSYFGVSAAFGAFAAGMLVSRSHFAHQALGDIIPFRDAFVALFFISLGMLSSPRFMADNWNIVILVAVLMLGSKFLVSSAITWFSGYSLRTTLFVGAGLAQVGEFAFILAAAGLQIGIMSGSLYSLALSAAIVTLLVSPAVFKLTDLGYDRLLTPARLAITARRGKDDTVIALKETFSNHVIVCGHGRTGSNLASILQRYNIPYVVVEINPRIISELQAEGIPCIYGDAGNPQILSMAHISQARVLALTCPDAGAEVTAASYARQVNRNIDIIAVSPRETVTKLLQRQEISEIVEPAIEASLEFVRHILRYYGVDSREIESMACPFLREREDHATQ